TGCCACGGTCGTGCAGGTAGTGGTTGAACCGGGCCTGGTAGATCGCGTTCATCGGGCCCAGGCCCATCGACACCGTGGGGAACTCCCAGAAGTCGGGCATCAGCCGCGGATGCGGGTAGGACGGCAGGCCGCCGCCCGGGTGGCTGTGCTCCTGACGGAAGCCGTCGAGGTCGTGGGTGCTGAGGCGGCCCTCGAGGAAGGCGCGCGCGTAGATGCCGGGGGAGGCGTGGCCCTGGATGAACACCTGGTCGCCACCGCCGGGATGGTCCTTGCCGCGGAAGAAGTGGTTGAAGCCGACTTCATAGAGCGTCGACGACGACGCGTAGGTCGAGATGTGCCCGCCGACTCCCACTCCGGGGCGCTGCGCGCGGTGCACCATCACCGCGGCGTTCCAGCGGATCCAGCTGCGGTAGCGGCGCTCGGTTTCCTCGTCGCCGGGGAACCAGGGTTCCAGTTCGGTCGGGATGGTGTTGACGTAGTCGGTGGAGGTGAGCGCGGGGATCGCCACCCGCTGCTCGCCGGCGCGTTCGAGCAGTCGCAACATCAGGTAGCGGGCGCGGGCCGGACCGGACCGGGCCAGCAGTTCGTCGAAGGACTCCAGCCACTCGGAGGTCTCGTCGGAGTCGATATCGGGGAGGTAGGACGCCACCCCCTCGCGGATCACCCGGACCCGGTCGGATTCGGTTGTGCTGCTTGGCTTTTTGGCCAGATCCTGATCTACGGCCTCAGTGGTCAACGCAATGCTCCTTGGTTCGGAGGACAAGATGTGCCTCCCGGCTTGTGGCCAGGACGGCACCGACCGATCGATTCGCCGGTCTCGTCTTTTCTATCGTGCCCCACCGGACACCCGACCGCCGGTGGGCGAGTGCCGCCGGGTGGGCTGATCTCGGCTTGCTGGCAAGTACGCGGTAACGTTTGAAGTTGTGCTGACCCGACGGCTGACTGCCTCGCGCGCCCAGACGCGGCGACACGCTCGGGTAGGCGCGTCGGTGGCCGGTGTGGTTGCGGCATTGGCAATGGGCGTTGTCGGCTGTACCAGCATCATCGGCGGCACCCCGGAGGCGGACACCTCCGAGGCCCCGGCCTACCGCTCCTCGGTCTCGGCGTCGGTGTCGGCTTCGGAGGCCACCTCGAGCATTCGCGAGACCCAACGTCAGCAGTCGATGACGACCCAGGCGGTTCGCGGCGCCTGCGGCCGGTTTGCCTCCAGCAGCAGCGACGCCGTCGACGTGGTGAACAAGTATGTCGAGGCGTTCAACAACGGCGGGGATATCCCCGGAACCGCCGGGCCCGCGGTGGAGGCACTCAACCACAGTGCCGACGAGGTCGCCGCGGCGATCAACGAGAAGTTGTCGCAGGACCTGACCGACGCATTCAACACCTATGCACAGGCCGCGCGGGGCGTGGCGACCGCGATCTCATCCAAGGCGCCGGTGTCGGTATACAACGCTCGTAAGGATGAGCTCAACCGGGCTCGGGACAGGGGGATGCAGCTGTGCAAAGCCTTCTGAGCCCACTGATCCCGCCCCGCACGGCGAGCTGTGCAACGATGATTCACATCACAGGCAGCACTGACGATCGAAGGAGGTCACACGGTGGTCGCGGCGGATAACGCCCCGAGCTTCGCCCGCAAACTGGGCATCGAGAGCAAGCAGCTGGTCCAGGAGTTCGGCTGGGACGAGGACGCCGACGACGACATCCGTGTCGACGTCGAAGAGGCCGCCGGCAGCGAACTGCTCGACGAGGACACCGATGAGGTGGTCGACGTCGTGCTGCTCTGGTGGCGCGATGGCGATGGTGACTTGGTGGACACCTTGATGGATGCGATCACCGCCTTGGCCGACGACGGGGTGATCTGGGTGTTGACACCCAAGACCGGCCGATCCGGCCACGTGCAGCCCGCCGAGATCGCCGAGGCGGCGCCGACTGCCGGCCTGATGCCGACGTCGTCGGTCAACCTGGGGGACTGGAGTGCCAGTCGCCTGGTGCAGCCCAAGTCCCGTACGGGGAAGCGTTGATGCTGGAAGTCGGCGCGCAGG
The window above is part of the Mycolicibacter sp. MU0102 genome. Proteins encoded here:
- a CDS encoding DUF3052 domain-containing protein, whose translation is MVAADNAPSFARKLGIESKQLVQEFGWDEDADDDIRVDVEEAAGSELLDEDTDEVVDVVLLWWRDGDGDLVDTLMDAITALADDGVIWVLTPKTGRSGHVQPAEIAEAAPTAGLMPTSSVNLGDWSASRLVQPKSRTGKR